The following are encoded together in the Robertmurraya sp. FSL R5-0851 genome:
- a CDS encoding helix-turn-helix domain-containing protein, whose translation MEAEKWGRRIRAFRKLKGFTQEGFAKEIGVSVSVLGEIERGNRMPSDHLVETAAQALKVSVKDLMPQEVDE comes from the coding sequence ATGGAAGCAGAAAAATGGGGAAGACGTATTCGCGCTTTTCGAAAACTAAAAGGTTTTACACAAGAAGGGTTTGCTAAGGAAATCGGTGTTTCTGTTTCTGTGTTGGGCGAAATAGAACGAGGAAATCGAATGCCTTCAGATCATTTAGTGGAAACAGCGGCTCAAGCACTAAAAGTTTCTGTAAAGGATTTAATGCCACAAGAGGTGGATGAATAA
- the dusB gene encoding tRNA dihydrouridine synthase DusB has translation MLKIGDIEMKNQVVLAPMAGVCNSAFRLTVKEFGAGLVCAEMVSDKGIILKNEKTMNMLYIDEREKPLSLQIFGGEKETLVQAAKFVDENTNADIIDINMGCPVPKITKCDAGAKWLLDPNKIYEMVSAVTDVVKKPVTVKMRMGWDEDHIYAVKNAQAVERAGGKAVSLHGRTRVQMYEGQANWDIIREVKQSIGIPLIGNGDVTTPQEAKRMLEETGCDGVMIGRAALGNPWMIYRTVKYLESGELMGEPTVREKIDVCILHLDRLIALKGEYVAVREMRKHAAWYLKGIRGNAKVRNGINECNTRADLVTLLTALVVEEEEKEAMESQVG, from the coding sequence ATGCTTAAAATTGGTGATATTGAAATGAAAAATCAAGTAGTGTTAGCTCCAATGGCTGGAGTATGTAACTCTGCTTTTCGTCTAACTGTTAAAGAGTTTGGTGCAGGTCTAGTTTGTGCTGAGATGGTTAGTGATAAAGGAATTATCTTAAAAAACGAAAAAACAATGAATATGCTTTACATCGATGAAAGAGAGAAGCCACTGAGCTTGCAAATCTTTGGTGGTGAAAAAGAGACATTAGTCCAAGCGGCTAAATTCGTTGATGAAAATACTAATGCCGATATCATTGATATTAATATGGGATGTCCGGTTCCGAAAATCACAAAATGTGATGCAGGAGCAAAGTGGCTTTTAGATCCTAATAAAATTTACGAGATGGTTTCTGCGGTTACGGATGTTGTGAAAAAGCCGGTTACTGTAAAAATGCGTATGGGCTGGGATGAAGATCATATTTACGCTGTTAAGAATGCTCAGGCTGTTGAACGAGCTGGTGGTAAGGCAGTTTCTTTACACGGTCGGACTCGGGTCCAAATGTACGAGGGACAAGCAAACTGGGATATTATTCGTGAGGTTAAGCAATCAATTGGCATCCCATTAATTGGTAATGGAGATGTAACGACTCCTCAAGAGGCAAAGCGTATGCTAGAAGAAACCGGCTGTGATGGAGTAATGATCGGTCGTGCAGCTCTAGGAAATCCTTGGATGATCTACCGTACGGTTAAATACCTTGAATCAGGGGAGCTCATGGGTGAGCCAACCGTTCGTGAAAAGATTGATGTATGTATTCTTCACTTAGATCGCCTTATCGCTCTTAAAGGAGAATATGTAGCAGTTCGTGAAATGCGTAAGCATGCAGCTTGGTATTTAAAAGGAATTAGAGGAAATGCAAAGGTGCGAAATGGTATTAATGAGTGCAATACTCGTGCGGATCTTGTTACTTTATTAACAGCTCTAGTTGTAGAAGAAGAAGAAAAAGAAGCGATGGAATCTCAAGTCGGTTAA